Proteins from one Doryrhamphus excisus isolate RoL2022-K1 chromosome 19, RoL_Dexc_1.0, whole genome shotgun sequence genomic window:
- the LOC131107186 gene encoding mitogen-activated protein kinase-binding protein 1-like isoform X4, whose protein sequence is MPVDGFTFKSRIRNLLRSPSARKTKRDNINNKVTLEKVLGITTLGNSGLACDPKTGLVAYTAGCVLVLLNPRKNRQHHIINTSGKTITALSFSLDGKHLVTGESGHLPAVRVWDVAERQQVAELQKHKYGVSCVAFSPDCKYVVSVGNQHDMMVNVWAWKKDVVVAANMVSSKVTGVSFSEDSSYFVTVGNRHVKFWYLDHCKATQASTPVPLLGRSGLLGQLRNNNFCHVVCGRGQKRDATFCITSSGLLCEFNGRRMLDKWVDLRTSMAQSLSLSEDRIFCACADGTVRAFSPFDLRFVCTLPRPHPLGVDMASITKASHLLCTKTDARYPDAIAVTYDPVNLWLSCMYDDHSLYVWDVRDLNSVGKVHSSLFHAACVWDLEMFPDVPGETAAGLSPAAFLSCSSDNTIRLWHVEDRTHGHPRNILSKVRHPPLPTFHPPRQRGSADFAFMQDLLKIIYTGATTSALRDPESTTNVSPDKAAESRTGIRTICVSPDGKHLASGDRNGMLRVHNLGSMEEILQVQAHDAEILCLEYSKPESGLQLLATASRDRLIHVLDAAADYSLVQTLDEHSSSITAVRFAANDGKVRLISCGADKSIYFRTAHMSNRGAEFRRSHHTVRKSTLYDMGVHPTSKYAAVGCQDRCIRIFNISSGKQRKLYKGSLREDGSLLRIQIDPSGQYVAASCSNKNISIFDFYSGECVATMIGHSEIVTGMRFTNDCKHLISVSGDSCILVWRLASEMTISMRQRLCQLRQDANPHRSAPLRREAYSAPAMVSLSSDGHNHKSNRQEENSTMNTFSDSSHGEEDSGGSDAGPDWEATKPAVVSTPSSSRRPRRRWSRRMGSLELMVKSMLDLRQLETFAPSKHADPHAGGADRHSTSCLQEPTQHLEERAKHRHRQCRDWTKMDGTDENEGETDLRDIMVRDPPCEKVFGKSQDSYSPDSACSLGYESRGSSPDGALDDSADAASLSLDSSDDDEEMEDGGVEDLEAEKVDTTSVDEALKAVTSQHHSREDFLKQNFETLENGCRATETSRVPRLSMSSRFLARGPQNSGGTPFAKVQKTPGSPSSKPPVSKVRPLMEEVVSRNPEDETPAPPSTSHGPNRGATAVSAPVPRLQKKTTSASHLWRLSTPPSKPVPLPDGTTSLQKSQSVQNLTLASPRSPLPSSDRLETCRRPQHLFLDRDAPKPSYLSSPSPGSPQSPRSPHSYMNPTASSLAKSSRSSSLGEGLHAAPLGVSSFPSRTRRSLSGHPETESPAPACLQPTATVLPTRVPLSPRRSLCLDVKAGTRTSCPCDVTSSTGCTQEADEKSLSVAGSTQDAALGREERPLAVEHLSAPPSDGHPGVPFVPTLSLATPPLFLRRHSLAPRRPPLAARPVCQSACVAPVSPPCVAPPSCWQCHGGESITLETCRQAVDDLHSSLRRTITLYTAVLQRHPRAAGEGRQEMEKILSEALVSVKTELDPLPRSTAGSEVKGEALALLEQYAELLLQSVERKLDGKV, encoded by the exons ATGCCTGTCGATGGATTTACCTTCAAGAGTCGCATTAGGAACCTGCTGAGGTCTCCTTCAGCCAGGAAGACCAAGAGagacaacatcaacaacaag GTAACATTGGAGAAGGTTTTGGGTATCACCACTTTGGGCAACAGTGGTCTGGCCTGCGACCCCAAAACTGGACTAGTGGCTTATACTGCAGG GTGTGTGCTTGTTTTGCTGAACCCCAGAAAGAACAGGCAGCATCACATTATCAACACGTCAGG AAAGACCATCACAGCTCTGTCCTTCTCCCTGGATGGCAAACACCTGGTCACAGGAGAG AGCGGCCACCTTCCCGCCGTCAGAGTTTGGGACGTGGCGGAGCGACAGCAGGTGGCGGAGCTCCAGAAGCACAAATATGGCGTCTCCTGCGTGGCTTTCTCACCTGACTGCAAGTACGTCGTCAGCGTGGGCAATCAGCACGACATGATGGTCAACGTGTGGGCCTGGAAA AAGGATGTGGTGGTCGCCGCCAACATGGTGTCCAGCAAGGTGACTGGGGTGTCTTTCTCCGAGGACAGCTCCTACTTTGTCACCGTGGGCAACCGGCACGTCAAGTTCTGGTATCTGGACCACTGCAAGGCCACCCAG GCCAGCACCCCCGTCCCCCTGTTGGGCCGCTCTGGGCTGCTGGGCCAGTTGAGGAATAACAATTTCTGCCACGTGGTGTGTGGGCGGGGCCAGAAACGGGACGCCACCTTCTGCATCACGTCCTCCGGCCTGCTGTGCGAGTTCAACGgcaggaggatgctggacaaGTGGGTGGACCTGCGG ACAAGCATGGCACAATCGCTGTCTTTGTCCGAGGACAGGATCTTTTGCGCCTGTGCCGATGGAACAGTTCGAGCCTTCAGTCCGTTTGACCTGCGCTTTGTCTGCACGCTGCCccggccacacccccttggtgTGGACATGGCGTCCATCACTAAGGCTAG TCACTTACTTTGCACCAAGACGGACGCACGCTACCCAGACGCCATCGCGGTCACCTACGACCCCGTCAACCTCTGGCTGAGCTGCATGTACGATGACCACAGCTTGTACGTCTGGGACGTGAGAGACCTGAACAGCGTAGGGAAGGTCCACTCCTCCCTCTTCCATGCTGCGTGTGTCTGGGACCTGGAG ATGTTCCCAGATGTTCCTGGAGAAACGGCAGCCGGATTGTCTCCTGCTGCGTTCCTCAGCTGTTCGTCGGATAACACCATCAGACTTTGGCACGTAGAAGACCGCACGCACGGTCATCCTCGCAACATCCTGAGCAAGGTGAGACACCCGCCACTTCCCACCTTCCACCCCCCACGGCAGCGTGGAAGTGCTGACTTTGCTTTTATGCAGGATCTCCTGAAGATCATCTACACCGGCGCCACCACCAGCGCCTTGCGTGACCCTGAAAGTACGACCAACGTGAGTCCGGATAAAGCGGCGGAAAGCCGGACAGGCATCAGGACCATCTGTGTCAGCCCCGATGGCAAACACCTGGCGTCTGGAGACAGAAACGGGATGCTGAG AGTTCACAACCTCGGCAGCATGGAGGAGATTCTTCAAGTCCAAGCCCATGATGCTGAAATCCTGTGCCTGGAGTACAGCAAACCAGAAAGCG GTCTGCAGCTGCTGGCCACGGCGAGCAGGGACCGCCTGATCCACGTCCTGGATGCCGCCGCCGACTACAGTCTGGTTCAAACGCTGGACGAGCACTCCTCGTCCATAACCGCCGTTCGCTTTGCCG CCAATGACGGCAAGGTGAGATTGATCAGCTGCGGGGCGGATAAAAGCATCTATTTTCGCACTGCCCATATG AGCAACAGAGGAGCAGAGTTCCGGCGTTCCCACCACACGGTGAGGAAAAGCACGCTGTACGACATGGGCGTCCACCCCACCTCCAAGTACGCTGCTGTCGGCTGCCAGGACCGCTGCATCAG GATTTTCAACATCAGTAGCGGCAAGCAGAGGAAGCTTTATAAAGGATCCCTCCGTGAGGATGGCAGCCTGCTCAGG ATTCAGATCGATCCATCGGGTCAGTATGTGGCCGCCAGCTGCTCCAATAAGAACATCAGCATCTTTGACTTCTACAGTGGCGAATGTGTGGCTACCATGATTGGACATTCCG AGATCGTCACCGGAATGAGGTTCACCAACGACTGCAAGCATTTGATCAGCGTGTCGGGGGACAG CTGCATCCTGGTGTGGCGTCTGGCCTCAGAGATGACCATCAGCATGAGACAGAGGCTCTGTCAGCTCAGGCAGGACGCAAACCCTCACAGGAGCGCCCCCCTCAG GCGAGAGGCCTACAGCGCTCCCGCTATGGTCAGCCTCTCCTCGGACGGTCACAACCACAAGTCCAACCGCCAGGAAGAGAACTCGACCATGAACACGTTCTCCGACAGCAGCCATGGCGAAGAAGACTCAG GCGGCTCCGATGCAGGACCTGACTGGGAAGCAACCAAA CCGGCGGTGGTGAGCACACCCAGCAGCAGTCGTCGTCCTCGCAGGCGCTGGTCCCGCCGCATGGGCTCCCTGGAGTTGATGGTGAAGTCCATGCTGGACCTGAGGCAGCTGGAGACCTTTGCCCCCAGCAAACACGCCGACCCCCACGCTGGCGGCGCAGACCGACACAGCACATCCTGCCTCCAGGAACCCACG CAGCACCTCGAGGAGCGGGCCAAGCATCGGCACAGGCAATGTCGTGATTGGACCAAAATGGACGGCACAGATGAGAACGAGGGGGAGACGGATCTACGAGACAT CATGGTGAGGGATCCACCCTGCGAGAAGGTCTTTGGCAAGAGCCAGGACAGCTACAGCCCAGACAGCGCCTGCTCGCTGGGCTACGAGAGCAGAGGGTCCAGTCCTGACGGAGCCCTTGATG ACTCTGCCGACGCAGCGTCACTCAGTCTGGACAGCTCGGATGACGATGAGGAGATGGAGGACGGCGGCGTTGAAGACCTGGAGGCAGAGAAGGTTGACACCACCAGCGTGGATGAAGCTCTTAAAGCGGTGACCTCCCAGCACCACAGCCGAGAAGACTTCCTCAAGCAGAACTTTGAGACGCTGGAAAATGGCTGTAGAGCAA CTGAGACCAGCAGAGTCCCAAGACTCAGCATGTCCTCACGCTTCCTGGCCAGAGGTCCCCAGAACAG tGGAGGTACCCCGTTTGCTAAAGTGCAAAAGACCCCCGGCAGCCCCTCTTCCAAGCCCCCTGTGTCGAAAGTAAGACCCTTGATGGAAGAAGTTGTGAGCAGAAACCCGGAGGATGAGACCCCCGCACCCCCCAGCACCAGCCATGGTccaaa CAGGGGGGCCACCGCCGTCTCTGCTCCCGTCCCGAGACTGCAGAAGAAGACAACATCCGCGTCCCACCTTTGGAGGCTCTCCACACCGCCGTCCAAACCCGTACCGCTTCCGGACGGAACCACGAGTCTGCAGAAGTCTCAGTCCGTCCAGAACCTGACCTTAGCCT CTCCACGCTCTCCACTGCCCTCTAGCGACCGGCTGGAGACGTGCAGGAGACCCCAGCATCTTTTTCTGGACCGTGACGCTCCCAAGCCCTCCTACTTGTCCTCGCCTTCCCCGGGGTCGCCGCAGTCTCCCCGCTCCCCTCACTCCTACATGAACCCCACGGCCAGCTCCTTGGCCAAGAGCAGCCGCTCCTCCTCGCTGGGTGAAGGCCTCCACGCCGCCCCTCTCGGCGTCTCCTCCTTTCCCTCCAGGACCAGGAGGTCATTGTCGGGGCATCCTGAGACGGAGTCGCCTGCACCGGCCTGCCTTCAGCCCACCGCCACCGTTCTGCCAACTCGTGTCCCTCTCAGCCCGCGACGCAGCCTCTGCTTGGACGTGAAGGCCGGCACAAGGACTTCCTGTCcatgtgatgtcacttcctctaCAGGATGCACGCAAG AAGCTGATGAGAAGAGCCTGTCTGTGGCCGGGAG TACACAGGATGCGGCCCTTGGACGTGAAGAGCGCCCTCTGGCGGTGGAACATCTCAGTGCACCTCCCTCTGACGGCCATCCAGGTGTCCCGTTTGTTCCTACGCTGTCGCTCGCTACCCCTCCTCTTTTTCTTCGTCGTCATTCTCTCGCTCCACGCCGGCCGCCGCTGGCCGCCCGGCCCGTGTGTCAGTCTGCGTGTGTGGCGCCCGTGTCTCCTCCGTGTGTGGCGCCGCCCTCCTGCTGGCAGTGCCACGGCG gtgagTCCATCACCTTGGAAACGTGCAGGCAAGCTGTTGATGACCTTCACAGCAGTTTGAGAAGAACCATCACGCTCTACACGGCG GTGCTCCAGCGCCATCCACGGGCCGCAGGTGAAGGTCGCCAGGAGATGGAGAAGATCTTATCCGAAGCGCTGGTGTCCGTCAAAACCGAGCTGGACCCGCTGCCTCGTTCCACGGCGGGGTCAGAGGTGAAAGGAGAAGCCCTGGCCCTGCTGGAGCAGTACGCCGAGCTGCTGCTTCAGTCGGTGGAGAGGAAGCTGGATGGCAAGGTGTGA